The sequence below is a genomic window from Salicibibacter cibarius.
GTGTATATCCAATGATTGTGAATAGCACTCACCGTTAACTCTTGTTGTAACAGTGCCTTTGAAAACGGAAAAACTTCCGTTTCCAAAACGGTTACTTCTGATAGGTTTAGTGCATTTCCTTTATTGTCTAATTCCCCAAAAGATAAATGTGCCACCAATACAGATGAAGCATCCTTCCCTTCAATGGTGACATGAAAATCTCTAGTCAGATCAACAGAACAAGTTCCTTTTTCCACTTGCTCTTTCCCCTTACCATGAACGATACTGGCAAATTCATGGCAAAGAGATTTTTCCTTGCGCTCCTTTGGTTCCCCTTTCGAGCGAAAGTCCTCATACCCCTGATACAACTCATCCATTAGTTGGGTAATAACTGATCCATCCTGGTTACCATTCTCACCAATTTCTTTACGTAGGATTGAGATGTTTCGGTGAAGAATGTTCGCCTGATCAGAGGGAGAATGCTCATTAATCATTTCTTCCATTTGATTCATCCAGCGGTTCACGTCGGTTAGGTAAAGTTCCCAATGAGTTTGTGCCACGGTGTCACCTCCGAAATGTGCTTCTTACCATATGTATGGGACGGATGGATCGTCTTATACCTAACGGTTATTCAAGGTAATTAATTTTATGACCTCAAA
It includes:
- a CDS encoding DUF1259 domain-containing protein, with protein sequence MAQTHWELYLTDVNRWMNQMEEMINEHSPSDQANILHRNISILRKEIGENGNQDGSVITQLMDELYQGYEDFRSKGEPKERKEKSLCHEFASIVHGKGKEQVEKGTCSVDLTRDFHVTIEGKDASSVLVAHLSFGELDNKGNALNLSEVTVLETEVFPFSKALLQQELTVSAIHNHWIYTDPTILYIHVQSVEPPINFAKKMAKAFSALKSFPVSSG